The nucleotide window CAGGCAAAACACCAGATAATTATAAACTGCTTATATATCGTTTAATTGACCATGATGCCGACAAGGTGAGTgtcttgttaaaaaaaaagaaaatgtagtCAGGCTggttttattatgatttatttttttatttattttttttgctttaaccCAGTTCAACTTTACTGATTCCATCAAAGTTTTCTTTATGATGGCCGACTGTCGTTTTGCCATCAATGATGAGGATGTGGATGGTGAAATACCCATCTTTGATATGTCCGGCTATAGTTTGCGCCATCTAACAAAGACTGTGCTGTCCTCGTTacgtgtttatatgaaatttgtacAGGAAGCCCATCCAGTGCGCATCAAACAAATACATGTTTTAAATAGTCCTTCGTATTTGGATAAAGTGTTAACGGTTATAAAGCCTTTTATGAAAAGTGAAGTTTTTAAGTTGGTAAGCTGGATGGAGGTGAACAAGTTCCCTTTGTTCTATAAAGTTTTtatgtttgttggtttttttttttgttaagatacATTTTCATTTGCCTAATGCTGATACTCCCTATGATTATTTTCCACGTGATATGCTGCCTCAAGAATATGGTGGCAAGGCGGGTAGTTTGAAGGATTTAAAGTCATTTTGGATGCAAAAGTTGCAGCAGAAAAGGTACACAGAGTGCTTAAAATTTAAGgttgttatttatattatcTTATTTTGCAGAGATTATCTTATGGATCCCCAAAAATGGCAAATGGATAAAactaaaaaacctttaaaatcaAATGATAAATCCTGTAAAACTGCTGATATAacacaaagtttgaaaaccTTGGAAATTGATTAAAGCATTAATTTAAATCTGTATAAAGTATTtgttaagtatttgttttagttttattttttaaagaaaataaaaaaatttatgttggtttttgtaagtttttcttttattttaacactTAATCGTTTCTGCTTTAAATATGTTTGATTATTAATGTGTGATTAATGACTTGGCAAGTACAGCCAACATAAGGaccttttaaatatttaaaatacttcaaaaataaaagaaaaaatatggaaagCCAAAGAAATACAACCACACAAACGATTACATGCATAATTTAAACAACAGTTGTGCTGAATACTCTATTTACTGCATTCTTCCTCTACctccctctctctctctcacttGCTTACAAgaatttaacaataataacCTGCTCCCACTAACAGTATTTAGTAAAGTAAATACAGCTTAATTTTTCAacttgtatttgttgtttttttggctAGTGTAAATCTAACTGTTTATAAATCGTTTAATATTCTTCttttatgttaaattatttATGCTTTAGTAAAGTTGTGTATATGCTCTCTCAGCAAGAGTCAGAGAGGCAAGGTGGGcgagtatgtgtttgtatgtttatttgaatattgagcaaaacaaaacaaagtttATCATGACTAAACATAAATGTTGCATACCAACCAAACATAAACACCCACTCAAATGGAAATCTGcataagtaacaaaaaaaataaataaaaaatcctaAAGGATTTGCCAttgtttaactttgtttttttttttgtattctttgcatgattgttgtttttttttttgttttcattgttgTTCTGTTGCAATATCAACTTCAAATAGGAACAGGAAGTGCACTTGGTCCATAATAATGGCTTTGCTTATTGTTTGCAACAAAAAGGTGGAAGGGTTGGGTGTTAAACTGCAGCATTGCGAAGCAAAGAGATGAGTGTGTTAATTTGCATTTCCAGTTGAGCTGTTATACTCGTCAAAATTATGctgtttatacatatttatttcgttttgttttatgattgtttgaaaactttttgcaagaaatcgtcTTAAAATCATTAACACCAAATGTTTTTTAAGCAGCTTTAAAGCTGGCAGAATGTAtaaaatacgatttaaaataaaaataaaatttgtatttacagCCAGGCCTTGTGGAAatttaaaatcgctaataacttggccaagaaaagcagctcgatctgtgatcactcgtatttctgaacaaaaatcgattttttttatataaaaaatcaaaatatctaaatttgctaataacttggccaataagggtTTAATCAAGaagaggagctcgatctgtgatcactcatatttctgaacaaaaatcgatttttttatataaaaactcaaaatatctaaatttgctaataacttggccaataaccgtttaatcaagaaaaggagctggatctgtgatcactcatatttctgaacaaaaatcgatttttttatataaaaactctaaatatctaaaatcgctaataacttggccaataagcgtttaatcaagaaaaagagctcgatctgtgatcactcatatttctgacaaaaaatcgatttttttatataaaaactcaaaatatctaaatttgctaatatggtgataaaattttaaataattaaaatttttgctaaaattttttttttcatcgatcaaaattttttacgttgctaataacttggccaataagggtttaatcatgaaaaggaactcgatctgtgatcactcatatttctgacaaaaaatcgatttttttatataaaaactcaaaatatctaaatttgctaatatggtgataaaattttaaataattaaaatttttgctaaaattttttttttcatcgatcaacattttttttaaaaaaaggtttttttacgTACTTTTTTCGGTgaccattttgaccgaaataacagttgTAAATGATATTTAAGACCTGTATCACAGTTTGGAATACTTTTATAACAGTTAGTAAACTATTATAATACTTATATAACAGTTTATAAACTATTATAATACTTTTATAAcagttaataaacttttataacagtttataaTAGTTTTATAACAGTGTATAAACTATTATAATACTTTTATAAcagttaataaacttttataacactattataacagtttataaacttttataacAGTTCATAAACGTTTATAATACTTTTATAAcagttaataaacttttataataCTGTAATAAcagtttataaacttttataataattttataacagtttataaacttttataatacttttataactgttaataaacttttataataattttataacagtttataaACTTTTGTAACAGTTTATAAACCATTATAATACTTTTATAACAGTTAGTAAACTTTTATAATACTTTTATAACAGTTAGTAAACTTTTATAATACTTTTATAAcagttaataaacttttataatacttttataacagtttataaacttttataatacttttataacagttaataaacttttataatacttttataacagtttataaaccattataatacttttataacagtttataaACCATTATAATACTTTTATAACAGTTAATAAACTTGTATAATACTTTTATAACAGTTTATACACTTTTATAATACttttataacagtttataaactattataatacttttataacagttaataaacttttataacatttaataaacttttataataCTTTTATAACAGTTAATAAACTTCTATAATACttttataacagtttataatccattataatacttttataacagtttataaACCATTATAATACTTTTATAACAGTTAATAAACTTGTATAATACttttataacagtttataaaccattataatacttttataacagttaataaagttttataatacttttataacagtttataaacttttataatacttttataacagttagtaaacttttataacagtttataaaccattataatacttttataacagttaataaatttgtataatacttttataacagtttatacacttttataatacttttataacagttaataaacttttataatactattataacagtttataaaccattataatacttttataacagtttataaacttttataatacttttataacagtttataaactattataatacttttataacatttaataaacttttataacatttaataaacttttataatacttttataactgttaataaacttttataataattttataacagtttataaacttttataacagtttataaACCATTATAATACTTTTATAACAGTTAGTAAACTTTTATAATACTTTCATAAcagttaataaacttttataatacttttataacagtttataaacttttataacaattaataaacttttataatacgtttataacagtttataaaccattataatacttttataacagttaataaacatttataatacttttataacagtttataaacttttataatacttttataacagttaataaacttttataatattataacagtttataaaccattataatacttttataactgtttataaacttttataataCTTTTATAACAGTTAATAAACATGTATAATACTTTTATAAcagttaataaacttttataatacttttataacagtttataaaccataataatacttttataacagtttataaaccattataatatttttataacagttaATACACTTTTATAACAGTTAATGAACGTTTATAATACTTTTATAACAGTTCATAAACTTTTCTAATacttgtataacagtttgtaaTACTTTTACaactgttaaataaatttatactacttatataataattaaaaattgttatatctcactaattaacacatttttaactatattcctttaattttatttaaatatttaactttaaaacaaTCTAGTaagcttttaaatttataacaatattgGCACCAGCAAGCATATACCACACCCCCCCCCCCACTTGCAACATCCAACATGTCTTCTAAAAGTCTGATGAGTATGCTAGGGCATACATTTATAATTGAATACAAACGAACCTGCTGCTAGTGTTGAAGCGAGCTTCAATAAAAGTTGCCTAGAGCAAAAGACTAGTTCGCATTTAAATGTCGTACAAAACGGTCTATAaaatttgataataaataaagaagaaaaaaaaaacaataaagttaTACTAGCGGGTGTTaaagtaaatatacatacatatacaaaaaaataattgaaaatttaaaaaatataacaagtgcattttataaatttataaaaaataaaatttaaacaatttttaagtgaattttaaactaattataaACAAACCCCCTAAAGTAGGTAATACAACATttagattaaaatattaaattggtaAGAGTGTgtgtttgaaaacaattttaagacatttttaaaaataattatgaaaatccttaattaacattattttgttaaattgtttaaatttgtaaaaattacgtAAGCCACCCACAAATTACTCATgtttcttattgtttttttttttaccaaaaaagccCCACAGAAAACACAAAATGTGTTGCCACAATTaattgtagaattttttttctatttggctTTAACTAGTTTCCCATTTCCCCAAATTTCTCTGTTATAGTTTGCTGTTAGTTTTCCAGCTATAATAATATAGACAAAACTTTCCCCTCAGccttaaaaacaacaacaatgttgTATAGATCCCTTTTACATTACATTACGTTACATTTACACATTAAtttatacattcatacatacataactgaacattaacaaaaaaaacccatgtaaaatatgtataaatgtcTCATtgcttttgttattgttgttttcttgCTCTGCTTCTTCTTTTTCTTAACTATTCTCAACATGTCTGTCTATTTAAGTGTGCGTGTGTATATATATGCTAAGTAATATTTGTACATTTTGCcatttctttgtattttttctctgttattgtttttctattgttgttgttgttatctaGCATTCTTTATTATGATTGTGTATACCGTTATGTTGTTATGACAAAGTGTTGCCTAGTTTTGGGATGAAAAAGCGCTTTTGctgtaaattgttaaatatttccttgaaatatctgaaattaatagtaaaatatgaaataaaaataatatttgtagcaaaatcttaataaaaacaagtaagagtgctatattcggctatgccgaatcttatatacccttcacctttgttgtggatgcattattattttttataattagtatatatgtatgtacattgccctctttcagcgtacagcatcctaaatttatcaagaacacaaaaaacaacaacaacgccaaacgaaacaaaacaccaaaagaaaaaacaaaatacgcaaggcaatgaaaccaacacacatccaaacatacgtttaattgtataaaaaacaacaacaacgccaaaagaaacaaaatacgcaaagcatgcacattcaaacatacgatttgttgattttttgtcaaaaaaaccaacacacaaccaaacaaacgtttagttgtataaaaaacaacaacaacgccaaaagaaacaaaacacaaaaaaaaacaaaatacgcaaagcatgcacatccaaaaacatacgttttgttgcttttttgtcaaaaaaaccaacacacaaccaaacaaacgtttagttgtataaaaaacaacaacaacgccaaaagaaacaaaaaacaaaaaaaaaaccaaatacacaaagcttgcacacccaagcatacgttttgttgtttttttgtcaaagcatgcaatacattgtgttttttgatgaaattttcagaggttgtctcggatttttgctcata belongs to Calliphora vicina chromosome 4, idCalVici1.1, whole genome shotgun sequence and includes:
- the LOC135957626 gene encoding alpha-tocopherol transfer protein, with product MVVKPGVEEQILELETWLKTQPQLPQNIDKCFLKRFIYSMYGDIEGAKRLLELNFKLRNKHRQIFLERDPLDEGSQKLLQTADLIPLPGKTPDNYKLLIYRLIDHDADKFNFTDSIKVFFMMADCRFAINDEDVDGEIPIFDMSGYSLRHLTKTVLSSLRVYMKFVQEAHPVRIKQIHVLNSPSYLDKVLTVIKPFMKSEVFKLIHFHLPNADTPYDYFPRDMLPQEYGGKAGSLKDLKSFWMQKLQQKRDYLMDPQKWQMDKTKKPLKSNDKSCKTADITQSLKTLEID